GGTTATGAAATGATACCCTTAGTTTTAAAGGATAAAATATTCAAGGATGCTGTCTTGAAGGAAGCAGCTTAGAATATATATTCTGCTGGTGGATATAATTTTATCAATCCACAACTTTTGGTAATAGCTCGCTGCATATTACCAGTTTTCTATAAAAAGCTCGAAATATCCGATTGGTCGAACGCATGCTGGGCATTTATCCGGAGCGCTTTCACCTTCATGAATATAACCGCAATTCATGCATCGCCATACAGTTTTTTTATGTCGGTTAAAAATCGTGTTATTTTTAATACTCTCTGACAGGGCTAAAAATGTTTTTTCATGCTGGGCTTCTGCAATAGATATCGCATCCCAAAAACCAGCAGCTTTATCAAAACCTTCTTTTCGGCCGACTTTTGCAAAGCCAGGATACAGTTCAGTATGAACATATCGTTCAAGATCAGCTGACGCCATCAGGTTATCTAGGGTTGTTTTAATCACACCGGTTAAAAAACTAGCAGTAACTTCCAGTTCTCCTCCATTGAAAAACTTGAAAAAACGCAAGGCATGTTCACATTCTTGATCTGCTGTTTCCTTAAAAATACTAGCTATTTGGATATAACCGTCCTCAATAGCCTTATTGGCAAAAAAAATATAACGTGTTGTCGCCTGAGATTCAAAAGCATATGATATTAGCAAATTTTTAGCTGTTTGACTCTCCCTAAACCTACCCATAACGATAACCTCAATGATTTATTAATAATTACTATTCTTCGATTTGAATTGCATCGGCTCCGCACTCCTTGGCCGCCTGTCGACAAATATCCTTATATTGATCAGGTATCTCATCAAATTTGACAATGGATTTCAGTTCATCCTCATCATATTCAAATACTTCAGGGCATAAATTGTTACAATTACGGTCTCCCATACATTGGCTTGTAATTATTATTTTCATCTGTTAACTCCTTGTTGATTAGATATTGATTTTTAACATTACCACTTACTCAAGAGCAATCACTTTATATACAACATAAATTTTTTTCATACTCAATGAATGAATTGTTTTTCAGTAATCTTGATAGGTTAACATGCTACATCTCTGAAAGACATTTTCCTTAAATGTATTGACTCTTTTAGAAAGAATACATAGTTACATAAATGGCTAATCTTACTATATTCATACCATTATTCTTAACGATTGACAATCTGCCTCACCCACCTGTCCATAGCCTTTCAGGCTTATGGGCCCGCTTATCGACTGTGCGGGCCACTTGAAATAGCAGATCCGAAAGCCGATTGAGAAACGGCAAAACGTTTTCGTTTTCCACCTTCAGCGCCCCTACACGTCGTTCAGCTGTTCGCGCCAGTGCCCTGGCAAATTGAATCTGTGCAGAGAGTACACCTGATCCCGACAGAACGAAATTACTCAAAGGCGTAAGATCGTCTTCAAGCTTTTGAATCATCTTTTCTATTGCTTTAACCCTATGTTCATCAAAGCTTACTTCAGCATTCCCTAAAACAGAATTGATGCGACATAGGTTTCGCTGAATGTCATCAATCATTTCTTTGAGATCATCGTCCATGAGTTGCGCGTATATCAAACCAAGAAACGAATTGGTTTCATCTATTGTTCCAATGGCTTCCACACAGAGGTCATCTTTGCCAAGTTTCGTACCATCAGCAAGCAATGTACCCCCCCTATCTGTATAAAGATCATAAATTTTCATTATATCTCCTTTTTCATCATCAACTGATCATGGTCGTATCAACTGTATCCAGCCATTTGTAATTCTCCATTGTAAATGTCCCAAATTAGTAAATGAAGTCGATAATAGATCTATAACAGATCTACTATTAATAGTTGAATATTGTACTTCTTCAACCGACTCAACGCTGAAATCAACCACCTTTACAGAGTGCAGTGAAGTAAAGGTCGGTTGTATTGCCTGGTTATATGTTTTTTTTTTACCACATAGAGCACAAAAAAAAATTATAAAATAAGCTCTTCATGTTGATCAATTCGCCACATCTATTATTTTTGCTGAGGGCTTTTTTACATATATCAACACTTTTCATAATATTAGAGTGTTTTTTATCTTCTTTGATATTATTTATGCACAGGATTAATTAACATTTAAAATCAATAATCTAAAGTATGAAGGATTCTAACCAAGATGAGAAGCATTATCACCCAGGTTAGAAGAATATTACCTAAGCCAGAGTGATAATTTCCATAAAAGTTATCACTCTGGCCTTCTTATCTATCTTCATAACCCCTTCGAGATCACTTCACGCAGCTTTTTCATCCGCTTTGAGAGGATGTATTGATTACTCTGTGCGCTGACTATCAGCAGAAGATCATTAATACTCCAGAACAATTAACAGCTATTGAACTCAAAATAAATACAAACGTAACTACTCTAATGTTTTTTTCATATACACTATTAGACAATAAGATTCCTGCATCCGCAGGAATGGCATTAGCTGAGTAGTTACATACATACTATAATTGCTCTTCTCAATATACTTCGTGACTGTGTCCCTTATGCATCCCCTTTTCAGCAGGGACATCATCAAGTTTTACACCTTCAAGCTTTTTCATATACTTGTCAGGATCCTTATCGAATTTTTCCTTGCATGCCGGACAACAAAAATATACCCTCTTGCCCTTGTAATCCTGATAAGAATTCTTATCGATATTCCCCCCCATAACCGGACATTTTATTTGTCCCCCTGCATCACCAAGCTTAACATCCTCCTTGCAGGATATCCCTGAGAAGGAGAACAATGCAAAGGAGAGAATCAAAAAAAACGTAAATGTTTTACCCATAGTAAAACCTCCTTAATATTATATTTAGTCTTTATTATTATATGTAAAAAGGATAAAATATTCAGCCTTTGCAGCTTATTCCACCCTCTTTTCATACCACCATTCAAATATTACCGGAACAAGTATAAGTGTTACAACAGTAGATGTAATAAGACCCCCAACCATTGGCGAGGCTATCCTTCTCATGGCTGTGTTGCCTGCCTCTGTTCCCCAAAATATCGGAAGCAGTCCAAGCATAGTCGTCATTACTGTCATTATTTTAGGGCGAACCCTCATCACAGCGCCGTGGATCACTGCATCGCGCAGCCTCTTAAACTTCTTCTCTCTAAGCTGCTTCAATGCCTCATCAAGATAAACCAGCATTATTACTCCGGTTTCAGCGGCCAATCCTATGAGCGCAATGAATCCAACATCTGAGGCAACCGACCTATTATGCCCTGCAAAATACATAAACCACAATCCTCCTAGCGGC
The window above is part of the Spirochaetota bacterium genome. Proteins encoded here:
- a CDS encoding ferredoxin, whose product is MKIIITSQCMGDRNCNNLCPEVFEYDEDELKSIVKFDEIPDQYKDICRQAAKECGADAIQIEE
- a CDS encoding YHS domain-containing protein, whose protein sequence is MGKTFTFFLILSFALFSFSGISCKEDVKLGDAGGQIKCPVMGGNIDKNSYQDYKGKRVYFCCPACKEKFDKDPDKYMKKLEGVKLDDVPAEKGMHKGHSHEVY
- a CDS encoding rubrerythrin family protein gives rise to the protein MGRFRESQTAKNLLISYAFESQATTRYIFFANKAIEDGYIQIASIFKETADQECEHALRFFKFFNGGELEVTASFLTGVIKTTLDNLMASADLERYVHTELYPGFAKVGRKEGFDKAAGFWDAISIAEAQHEKTFLALSESIKNNTIFNRHKKTVWRCMNCGYIHEGESAPDKCPACVRPIGYFELFIENW
- a CDS encoding cob(I)yrinic acid a,c-diamide adenosyltransferase, with the protein product MKIYDLYTDRGGTLLADGTKLGKDDLCVEAIGTIDETNSFLGLIYAQLMDDDLKEMIDDIQRNLCRINSVLGNAEVSFDEHRVKAIEKMIQKLEDDLTPLSNFVLSGSGVLSAQIQFARALARTAERRVGALKVENENVLPFLNRLSDLLFQVARTVDKRAHKPERLWTGG